ATCGCAGACCAACATCCACTAAAACAAGGATTGAAACGATAATTTGTTCTCATCTAAATTTATTACCTTATTAAGTACTTCATTGAATAGATCTTTTACATTTATTTTAGCAGGCGTTAACTAATGGGCTTTATTAGCAAAACCGGATCAATAATTCGCGAATTGAATCTCAAACAGATCCAACGCTGGACAATTCTAAGCACATTAGTGGGCGCAGTTGGGGGAGTAGCTGCCATCCTTTTTTATTCAGGCTTATTTTATACCACCCATTACATATTGGGTGGTGTGGGCGGCTATTACCCTGCCATCCCTGCAGGGGATGTGGAATTACTTGCACCAGGGATAAATAATCCAAACAGATTGCTGTTAATTCTGATTCCAGCTCTGGGAGGCTTGATCGCTGGTATATTGATCTACCGTTTTGCACCCGAGACCGAAGGAGCCGGGACTGATTCGGTAATCGAATCCTATCACCAGAACCGCGGCATAATACGTACCCGGGTTCCATTAATGAAAGGGCTGACTTCCATTATAACCATAGGATCCGGTGGAAGTGCAGGCAGAGAAGGCCCCATCGCTCTGATCAATGCGGGATTGGGCTCCATCATGGCGACCAGGCTCCATCTAACAGATAGTGACCGCCGTATCATGGTCATTTGTGGAGTTGCCGCCGGTATCGGCAGCATATTCAAGGCCCCGTTTGGTGGTGCAATATTTGCTATCGAAGTATTGTACAGGCAGGGATCTGAATCTGAAGGGATTGTTCCTGCTTTTATCTCATCTACCGTCGCATACTCAATATTATCATCAGTACTGGGCTGGGAACCCCTCTTCACCATGCCAAATTACCAGTTCAATCATCCCTCTGAACTAATCTTTTATGCATTACTGGGAATAGTATGTGCAGTTACTGGCATATTCTATGTACACATGTTCCATGGGATCAAAGAGGTATTCAGGAAACTTAATGTACCAAAATATTTCAAACCTGCCATAGGAGGTCTTTTATTGGGATTACTGGCATTCTTAGTACCTGAAAGTCTGGGTGTTGGATACGGATTGATCCAGCTGGCTATAGACCAAAAACTGACAGTGGGATTATTGATACTGCTGGTGCTGGCGAAAATAATGGCTACTTCTTTCACATTAGGCAGTGGAGGCAGTGGTGGTGAGTTCGCCCCAACCCTTGTGATCGGTGCTATGCTGGGTGGATTCCTGGGAATCACCTTAAATTCTTTATTTCCGACTATTGTACTGGAATCTTCCACCTTCGTGCTGGTAGGAATGGCAGCTCTATTAGCAGGTGTGGCAAAAACACCCATCGCTGCGATAATCATGGTATCAGAACTTACAGGGAACTATAACCTGTTACCCCCTCTCATGCTGGCCTCAACCCTGTCCTTTGTCATTTCTGGCAGATGGTCGATCTATGAAAAACAGGTTGCAAGCCGGGTTGATTCCCCAGCCCATCACCGTGAAATGACAATAGATGTACTTGAACTTGTCAAAGTAAAAGAAGCCATGGTTTCCGATGTCATCACAGTTGATCCTGCCACAAAGGTGCAGACTGTATTAAACCTGGTTCACAAATACGGGCATCTGGGATATCCTGTACTTGACAACCTGAAACTGGTAGGCATAGTCACATTTGAAGATGCGGAAAAAGTACCATTTGATGAGCGAGATAAGGTCAGGGTTGAAGAGATCATGAGCCGCTCATTGATCGTGACATATGAGGATGAGAATCTTGAAATAGCACTTAAGAGGCTGCTTGACAACAATATCGGACGACTGCCTGTGGTAGATCGGGAAGACCAGAAAAGACTACTCGGCCTGCTAACCAAATCTGATATTATTAGAGAGCACGCTAAAATGAGTTCCAG
This Methanosarcinales archaeon DNA region includes the following protein-coding sequences:
- a CDS encoding chloride channel protein yields the protein MGFISKTGSIIRELNLKQIQRWTILSTLVGAVGGVAAILFYSGLFYTTHYILGGVGGYYPAIPAGDVELLAPGINNPNRLLLILIPALGGLIAGILIYRFAPETEGAGTDSVIESYHQNRGIIRTRVPLMKGLTSIITIGSGGSAGREGPIALINAGLGSIMATRLHLTDSDRRIMVICGVAAGIGSIFKAPFGGAIFAIEVLYRQGSESEGIVPAFISSTVAYSILSSVLGWEPLFTMPNYQFNHPSELIFYALLGIVCAVTGIFYVHMFHGIKEVFRKLNVPKYFKPAIGGLLLGLLAFLVPESLGVGYGLIQLAIDQKLTVGLLILLVLAKIMATSFTLGSGGSGGEFAPTLVIGAMLGGFLGITLNSLFPTIVLESSTFVLVGMAALLAGVAKTPIAAIIMVSELTGNYNLLPPLMLASTLSFVISGRWSIYEKQVASRVDSPAHHREMTIDVLELVKVKEAMVSDVITVDPATKVQTVLNLVHKYGHLGYPVLDNLKLVGIVTFEDAEKVPFDERDKVRVEEIMSRSLIVTYEDENLEIALKRLLDNNIGRLPVVDREDQKRLLGLLTKSDIIREHAKMSSRFCRLPP